The DNA sequence GTTTCCGCACTGCCAACAGCGGTTCCTTGGTTCCCATGatgccctgctgtgtcaccatggaTATTTGGTGCCATGAAGTTcttcagtgtcacaatggcctccCTCGCTCCATGAGCTTCCGCAGGGTCACAATAGACTCCTTGGATGGGAGGGTCACCATGGACCATTGGCTCCATGCAGCCCCGCTGGGTCACCATggactccttggttccatgggacCCCAGGGTCACAATTGACTCCTTGCTTCCACGTCACCCCCTCAGTGTCAAAATGGCCCCTTTGATCCATGAGGAACACAAAAGTTTTGTAGGGACATTGAGCAAATCCTGCTTAACAGACCTGGGAACATCTGCTTGCATTAAAGAGAGAGGTTCAAGGTGAGGatggcaccagcagcttccaTCTGCAACAGAGATCCAGGGAAAGGACATGGACAGAAAATTCAGCTGCAAGATTCAAGAGAATTCTGCTTCCAGAGATCATTTCTGCTCACACTGTCCCTTGCAGAAAGGTGACACCATTCCAGGCAGCCTGGACTGAGCAGCTGGTTCCTGAGTGGCGTTTGTTGTTCAGGAAACCTGCTCAGgcttttccattctttccttCCACACAGGAGAACTTCTCCTGGgcctgtgtgcaggcagagccctgaggagagAAGGTGGCACATGGTGCAAAGGGCTGggccatggagctgcagagctcaggggacaaggttctgctgcagggcacagcgatgtcagtgccagctgggccatgtcagacatggtgaggctgggggtgaggagcagcttgtCCAAACAGGATCAGCCCTCAAGGGGCTCATTCTTCTCTGTGCCCAGACCTCCTAAGGAGACCTTCAGCATCAAAATCACCTGGGGAATGCTTCTATCAGCTCTTCCctgaactggaaaataaaaaaaatactttatttaagaaaagaagTCATAAGATGCACTTTGATTTCTCCCTCCTTAACACACCTCCAAACTGACTCCAATCAGCTGCAGAAGCCCTGGTGACTTGAAGACCattgaaagaagagaaagagcacCCAAGggatttctgtattttggtgATACCCATGGTGGATTTAGGCTGAGTCCAGGACcctcaggcactgagagaaggctgaagaagctgctcAAGGAGTCAGCAGCAAAACTCCAAGTCccttggagcatccctgggcccctctgagggcagggagtgccaaaggctccccagggactggcgagagcagatccttgaggccaggATTGCAGGCAGCcaaaggctctgagcagggaactGCAATGCTGAGCAAGGCCTGGGCTGCTtgggggaagcagaaaggccaagccctgagcccaggcttggcacagcagggcctgtccctcaCGGGTGCCTCGGGGCTGTTtgtggggcagtgggatgtgaggggcagcaaggaCAAATGTCATAAACTTGTGTGACACTCCAGatcctcatggaaccaaggggccagtgtgaccctgtggggcttcatggaaacaagaggccattgtgagcctgcagggctgcaacaccccagaacactgaaatgctggggGTAACCAAAGGTTCCTTGACTTGGGTTTGGTGCACAGGAGAAACACCAACCAGATATTATAAACATGGCCAGGTGCAAAGGATCTTTTTGGtaggaagggacccacaaggatcatcaagaccagctcttaagtgaatggcccacacAGGGATTGAACCCACAGCTTCAGTGATACCAGCACCATGCTCTGTTCAACTGAGCTAAGAGGTCAAAATAGCACAAAACTTTACTGGCAAAATATAGACCATAAAGGAACTTTGGCAAATGGTTTAATACAACATCTATTTCAACATAAAACTCTAATCATAGCATTAACTTCATTACCTCAGCAAATTTAACCTGAAAACCTTTAACTCTTAAGACAGTAAGTTATGCAAAAGTGTTCCAGGTCAATAAGataagagaaggagaagaaagagagaacCACAAAAAGACAGAAGATCTATAGAAAGACACACACATGGGCACCAACTGCTCAGGTTCCAGCACCACCAACACAGGAAGCCCAGCAGAAGGCAGGATCCAGACCCTGGGCTggcctcctgctccagcttttAACCCCCTGGGCCTCCATGGGCCCGCCCCTGGGGTGGGACTGCCAGGTGATTGCACAATCAGAGTCAGGGtaggcagcagctgtgtgtgtgtctgtgtgtgtgtgtgtgtgtgtgtgtgtgtgtgtgtgtgtgtgtgtgtgtgtgtgtgtgtgattgaCTGACAGCTCAGCCAATCAGAGCTGGGTTACACAgcccctgcagtgtgattgacagctgtgccaggccagggctgggggcgggGCTCTGTCCCACCACAAACCCAGGCCTGACCCGGCCCTGGCCCCACACGGGCATTCCGAGCATCCCAAGGTGTCTCGGGACATCGATCTCATCCAGCCTCTGACAGTGACCATGGTGACACCatggaacctcatggaaccaaggggatcatTGTGGCACCactggagcccatggaaccaaggggccatggtgacacagcggggcttcatGGAACCCAGAGACCATTATGactctgtggggcctgatggaaccatggagaccattgtgaccctTCAGGGCCTCGTGTCACCAAGGGGGCATtgtgacacctcagggcctcatggaagcaagggaccattgggacactgtggaGCCCCATGGAACCTAGGGAACATGGAACCAGTTTGGCTAGTGTGGCCTCCTATGGGTCCCCTGACAGGTCTGGTTGATCTGGGgatgtcaagggctgcctctcatcagctctTGCAGCACTGCGGCTCTGTGTTTTGGTTGCTAAGGAAAAGAACTGTCCCTCTTTTCAGATGTCCATTGCCAAAATTGGTATTCTACCTAAAAAATTTCCTATAAGCAAGGGtatctctcagaaaaaaatcctgccagCTCAGGCTGGCCTTGGCCCCTGGTGGTCACTTCTCAACTGTccctgaaacactggggctctgttCCTTCATTCCCATGGAGAAGAACCAGCTTTCATGTCCAGGGGCCATGGCCAAAATTAGAATTTGGCCTCCCAAATTCTGTATATTCAATGATTGCTCCCAGACCAAAGTAGCCGGGACAGACAGGTCAGGCTGGCCCTGTCCTCTGGTGATTTTCTTAGACTATGAactgaatgttttcatttgaataCACCTTGGGGAGGGCCCAGAGATGTCCCAAGGAGGGGTTTTGAGGCCTCGGGGTCTACATATGGACAaaggagctctgagctctgtgctgttgtGGTGGTTTTGCATCACAGAAGTGATGTCCTAAGAGAAGCTGCTAGCAGTTCCCTCCATGCCTGACAAAAACCCAATCAGTAATTAGCTTTGAGCACTGACAATCTATTAAACCACTAAGGAAACTTTACACGCCTCTGTGAAGACACATGTTAAAGACAAAAAAGCCGGGGAGGGTCTCTTTCCCTTCTGGCTGGCAGAGAGGTAACAAGGCCAACCCGGTCCACATCTTGGCCATGCCAGGCCGAGTGGCTCCTGCCATGAGGCCAGATCCCTTCCCGGGGACCCCGCCAGGCCCCATcggctgctgggcagggggaggggaggctgcGGGGCCAAGGCCAGGCCGGGCTGCATCTGCAGCTGCGAACATCTGGGCACTAccaagccctgcctggctgccagcccaggctgagccaggaTCCGCagggccccaggagcagccccaggccgGGTCAGCTCAGCCAAGATTCTGCCACTGTTGGGGCTCACCCACAACCACCaggcagggggaggagaagccatcGGCCCCCggccgtgctgctgctgtgttctggcctggctgctgagatcctGGCCCTCCCCCCAGCGCGGCCCatcctgacacagccccagcgcAGCCGCTGCAGAAATCTCCATCGTAAAACAGCTCCGGCCGCAAGTACCGAGCCTGGCCGGGGTCACGTAACCATCTGCAGGCCCCGGGAGAGATATGAACTATTTCAGTGCTTCCATCCTCCCTGgagtgagagaaaaggacaaagtgcaggcacagagaggagcAACATGAAGACTCTGAGGTCAGTGAAGGGGAAGTTGAGTCCCAGATGGGAGGGATGAGGAGATGCCTTGACCTTGgggctgaaatcctcttgtaaAGCTGTGGAGAAGGATGGAATTGACACATCAGACTCTCTTTTTCAATAAAACACATTGAAAAGTTTAGGGAGATGACTTGTTCAGCAAAGGCCTCCATGCTAAATTAAGCAAATGTTCAAGTAGCTGTGATGCCATGAGAAGTTTGTTTAGAGAAAGAGAGCAGAGTGATGAGACCCTTctcatggagaaaagaagaagatGATTTCAGAAATAGATGAAGAGAACCTTTGCTCTTaaacagctcatctttaaaCTAATAACCCTTAAGCTGATATGGCCTATAAACACAACAGTGGGAAAAGATATGAAAAATTGGGAGGGACTTCAGGATTGCAGATTTCCAGGTGGTTGCTATTCCTGGAAATGAAAGGTCGCAACAGAACTGTTTTTCTGATGGAGAAGTCTCCATATCATGAAAGAGAGACTCCTTTCCCTAAGTGAACTGCAAAAAGACTATTTTAGAAGTggtaaactgaaaattttaggttttgtctctttgcactgctaggaagaaagaaaatgttgtaGGGAGGGGACAAGTGTTCTGAAAgttttgttctgattcttaTTACTCTTTCTTCTAGTTactaataattaatttttctttataaccTTTTAAGAATTTAGACCTACGTTGCCTTTCCCCTAATCCCACCTCATAGCAGGAAATGAGTAAGAATATTCTAGTGAGTGCACTGGTAATTAGCCAACACTGAACCCGCCACACCAATTGATGCACTGGCCGAGAAATCTCAAGCTGGCAAAGCAAAACCACTACACAAACCTTCCTGATGACATGCACAAGAACCAGAGCTGCACaagagggaaatcaaggcagagccatggttggtcaggacttgcttgatcctaatgagccctgtggtgcatttggagctgagccctggaacctcagggcctgagaggagattgcacaaacTTTTCCAGGAGTCAAAGTCAGAGGAAACTCCCAAAGTGTCTCAAGGCATGAATGGGTCCCACTGATGTCCATCCCCAACACAGGCTCCTCATGGAAAAGCTATAGAAAAGCTCTCCTTGGAGGAGAGAACTTGAGGTCAGGATGGcacaaaaacctctcagaagcctcagtgtggaaaggaaaatccaaagTATGTTAAAAACCTTGAGTATCTCAaagcattaatgagccccactgagtgtcagtacaaagctctcaagggactcattaaagcagataattggggccatgattgcacaaacctctcacagagtctggatcaaaagggaaacaccaagtacctgaaaataactgaagtaccTTGAagtattaatgagccccactgagtgttgttactgacaaagcctctccagggactaattacagcagatcattggaggccatgattgcacaaagctctcagagactccaaggcaaaagcaaaagccaaagtcctttgaaaagcctgcagtccctgggagcatgaaggagcccccagggccattgctgagcaaggcaccccagggactccttccagcagatccttgaggccactggGATGTGGGCTGGGGGGGGATGcagagggcaggacaaggggctgccagtggccagcctggctggggctgtgccaggaggccccagtgcctcaggacaaggtgtctcctgccagcccttggtggcacagagcctgctgtgccccagggcaccaagccttggcttctctctgtccccacctgtcatcactgcctgcagttctctgctctgcctcgggcctggggacactttctctGTGGTGCCCCTCAgtgggacccattaaaagtccaagaaactttggagtgtgattctgacttggagctctggagaggtttcttcagctccctctgagggactgatgttcagggcctgagcacaaagccccagaggctcattaaagtccttgtgctgtgtctgtgctgctgagctgagctgggctgctggcacagaggcgGCTCCTGGTaaccaagaagagcttgaaaagcacatttctctggATGaacagctcttctgccagcccagcagggctggggcactgcctgcaggcagcccaggcacagcacagaggcacagagagcttcaatcagtcagggctgggaaggtgctgagaagtgcctggggcagaatccctgccagcctttggcacaggaacctctggctgcaggacaatgcagctgcagctcctggagccatCTCCTACAGCTGAAACATCCCAATGCCTACAGACTCTGTGAGTACATTCTCTGagtatttctgctgcaggaaaggtGAAATGCTCATGAAGCTCTGACATGCTGAGGGATTCTGATTAGTAACAGAATATTTCCAAGACAACGATTTtgataaaaatgggaaaatttccAAAGACTTTGTACTCAGTTTCCTACTATTGGAGAATTGCAGGAACAGGGAATAAATATTAAAGTTTGATTATGAATTTTGACAGTTGCCTGAGACATCTGAACTTTTCCTTTTAGTTATCAGTAGGTTCACAGGAGATCCCTAATGTGCTTTCAGCCTCTCTGcccatggacagcagcagcatcacctttgCTGGACCCATCAGGCTCAGTCTGAGCTGTCCTTTCTCCAAGCTGCAAACAGAACCTGCCCCCAGCCCGTGCCCTGCAAACAGGCAGGGTTCTGTAGGGCCAAGGAGAGTGCCCAGAGATTTggggtctgtgtgtgctggcagggagagatcaggcacagggaaacacctgcaggaggaaaatctccaggaagcagagagaagatcggggaatgagagaaaacaaaacccagaaacgCTGTGGCAGGGAGAGTTTAGAGATCCCGGCAGGAGCCCCTCCAGTGCAGCCTCTCCCTCTGAACAagccccctccctcctgtcccccagccaagcctctgccctcagggctggggctccaAGGCGTGAAGcccctcctgtgcaggcagagctgcagcagagccgtggggtagctctgcagccccgggcccagttccctctgcagagcacagggctgggagcagctgcccggCACTGGGTGCTCtggcagggggcacagctggctcagggtgacgctgtccccagtgcccggctctgggcaatgctgtcagtgcagccagggaaggagctgcatctCCCTTAGTGCAATGCCATCAGAAGGACACTTGGAAGTCTCCCTGAGATTTCAGTCCAAGCTGGGAGCTTCATTCCAGGATGCAAACCTGTCCTGTAGCATCTCTGTGTTATCTGGTGAGACACAGGGTGAGACACAGAAGGTCTGTGATGAGAAAATTCTATTGGGTTGGTGAAATGAGCCCTGGGTGTCCTTGGGTACCGATGTGGGGCTGAGACCTTGTGAAGGGGATGGACATTTGGTGGACTTTGGGGGATtcatctgctctcagcagtgttgggttggtttttaaaggaaacatgGGAGGGTGACCATCCTCTATCTGAGAATGGTTAAAGCCCGGAGAATCCTGAAACAGGACAGAGAGACAGACCTCCTCCACTCATTCTGAACTCACCACCTTGCCTCAGAGAACTCACTCTGTTCTCCCCGagggcagcagaaatgctgagagtttctgacatttaaattgtcagcagaagagagggaaaaggagctgTAAAAACTCTAGAATATTTAAACCGTCTTTACTATTCCTGCTCTGTGGCAGTGGGGGTGCAGATGCTGACAGGGCTTTCTGTCTTAACAGGGATTAAAAGTGGAACATGTGGacaggtccctgtccccctcccaCATCTGCACAGCAAGGCTGAATTATAAAAATCCTGTGTGTAGTTGCCCTGAACCTGAAGTCCCACTCAGCCAGCACCAAATACGGCTCCTCACttagagatgaagaaaaatctgctaGAAAATCAAAAGGGTGTCAGAGGGTTACAGGAGAATGGTCTGTGGGAAAAGGCTTCGATTTTGCTGGAAGATGTTTCTCCTAGCCTGCCACTGTCCTTTCTCCATGAACAGCTCCccatgtgcagccccagcaaatgtccaacagcagctccatcagccacttcctcctgctggcattggcagacacacggcagctgcagctgctgcacttctgcctcttgctgggcatctccctggctgccctcctgggcaacggcctcatcatcagcgccgtagcctgcggccaccacctgcacacgcccatgttcttcttcctgctcaacctggccctcactgacctgggctccatctgcatcactgtccccaaagccatgcacaattccctctgggacaccaggaacatcTCCTACAAAGGATGTGTtgcacagctctttttttttgtctttttcatctcagcagagctttctctcctgaccatcatgtgctacgaccgctacgtgtccatctgcaaacccctgcactacgggaccctcctgggcagcagagcttgtgcccacatggcagcagctgcctgggccagtgccttTCTCAATGCTCTCATGCACACAGCCaacacattttccctgcccctgtgccatggcaatgccctgggccagttcttctgtgaaatcccacacatcctcaagctctcctgctccaaatcctACCTCAAGGAACTGGGACTCATTGCAGTTAGAGTGTGTTTATCATTTggctgttttgtgttcattattttctcctatgtgcagatcttcagggctgtgctgaggatcccctctgagcagggacgccacaaagccttttccacctgcctccctcacctggccaTGGTCTCTCTGTTCATCAGCACTGTTATGTTTGCCTATCTGAAGCCcccctccatgtcctccccatccctggatctggccctgtcagttctgtactcggTGGTGCCCCCAGgcctgaaccccctcatctacagcctgaggaaccaggagctcaaggctgctATGAGGAGACTGTTGACTAGGTGGTTTCAGGAACATTAAACAGCTGGCCAAGTTCTGCAAATCACTTGTAATAAAAGTCATTTTTGATACTTCGTGTTGGTTTCATTTCaaaggttatttttctttcttttacttttttcataaTGTCCCCAAAGTAATGTCACTGTTTgtaccatttcttttttttgattCTTTCCACCTTCCCGGTGGCCACAGACTGTGTCAATGAGTGGCTGCGCTCTCGGTGGCTTTAAACAAACTTAAAGATCCCccagcaaagttttctgccGAGATGCCCTTTGGTTgcctcctctggagctgcagcagcaatgtctgtgtgcagagctgggggcagatcagtgctggcccagcagctgtgcccagcagcagcagcacttggtgttgccagtgctgctgccgtggccctgccccgctgccctggtggccctggtgttgctgtagggcctgagtgctcttggggctgggcacagtgctgggggtggcagtgccggggctgcagcagggacaggccatgggcactgctggggcagcgctgacgcctcaggccagggcctgggggctgcaggctccttgcccaggctctctcaagaacacGGCCAGGCcaatgctcagcacagaaaacccccctgagcagccccaggctggccgtgggcaggctgggggcaaacagcatggctggggctctgcaagggccctgggggagacgggaaggagcagcagagcaggggctgatccatccccagtgcgctgcacagcccagggcagcatcccagagcgtcctcatggagctgccaacaccatcccccctctgcagccctggcctctcccccagctcacacaggtgccccatccttgcaggcacaggcacggcagcactggctcaggagcccctgtttgcattgcacagagcaggcaggagcacccccatgctgttgctgtggggacatgaacttgagggagcacaaatgccatcagcccctggggccaggaagggctgggggacaccagggaaacCACTCATCTTTGTCCTGGCCTCTGCACTCAGCCAGAAGGTTTGTTCCCttcagctgggagtttcctgtcccactgcagactctgttgctcagagccagggctgcctggcagccacccccaaactgccctgagcagttccttggcttcacctttgctttcttaatttcttcctgttgcccagccctgttccctggcctgcaaacagcccatccctgtttgccctttcctctctggccccactccccactgcagttcctgacttggcaccatgggaatggcccttggggagcaggatcatcctccaagtgctgcagcaattgtctgcaggctcctgcagtgccccgtgctgctcccttgccagaggcaccccaggccaggggggcccatctgggctgctgtgtctgcctgtggggctccctgttctgggcagtgaggaggagctgcagaggctctgcaggactgacaggatgggctttggggctggcaggagaagctgaggcacctgggctgctgcagcttctgaacAGGAGGCCCAGGGCTCATCCTGCAACTGCTCCAAGGGTGCTTTCAGAGAATaacaatataaacaaaaaacactTTTTGAAACATTAACTTGGCCCATTCAACTTCACAAACTCTAAGGCTGTCCAATTTTAAGTTACTCAAAATTTGCAAGAAGGAGTAaatagaaagagagaaagataaaaagagattcagagaagcacacacacagctaccaactcctggattccagcagtgttcagatggaaattccaagaggaggtaGGGTTAAGATGTGTGCTTGCCTTGTGGTCAGCCTTCAATACCCCTTGGTCTTCCTGGGCCCTTCCCCCAGGTGGGGCTTGGGCTCATTtggtccctcaggagctgggctgggggctgcagaggtggctgtggagcattgcctgtgctgtgccagggcctggcagacactgctgggctgggacagagtCTCTGGGGGGATTGgggttccagggcagggcagtgctggggttcCAGGTCAGGGCAAGGCTGCAcctgccccttcctctcccccacacacaaaatgtttccaGCCAACAATCTCCTCCAGTGTGTCACAATAGGGAATGTTGGAAGTGGACACAAAtttggccatgggcacctggaggagaaggacagttcttttccacaggaaggaaagcgCAGAGCCCCACTGTTTGGTGAGAGCCTCATTAGGCCAATGCCAGCCAGACTCGTCAGTAATGGCAGATTGTGTCTG is a window from the Motacilla alba alba isolate MOTALB_02 unplaced genomic scaffold, Motacilla_alba_V1.0_pri HiC_scaffold_28, whole genome shotgun sequence genome containing:
- the LOC119696357 gene encoding olfactory receptor 14J1-like, with amino-acid sequence MSNSSSISHFLLLALADTRQLQLLHFCLLLGISLAALLGNGLIISAVACGHHLHTPMFFFLLNLALTDLGSICITVPKAMHNSLWDTRNISYKGCVAQLFFFVFFISAELSLLTIMCYDRYVSICKPLHYGTLLGSRACAHMAAAAWASAFLNALMHTANTFSLPLCHGNALGQFFCEIPHILKLSCSKSYLKELGLIAVRVCLSFGCFVFIIFSYVQIFRAVLRIPSEQGRHKAFSTCLPHLAMVSLFISTVMFAYLKPPSMSSPSLDLALSVLYSVVPPGLNPLIYSLRNQELKAAMRRLLTRWFQEH